GGTGTTCCGGGCGCACAGCGAAATCCTGAATGTAATAGAATTTGCCCCGGTCGCCGATCACCCGCGCCATGCCGATCGGCTGACCATCTCGCATGGCTACGACGCCATACAGGGTGTTAGCCAGGGCGGCAGCAGTTTCTTCCGGTGTATATGGCTGCCAGCCCACCGCCTCGAACAGGGCGTGGTGCTCCTGCGGGGTGGGGAGGCGCTCGATAAGCTCGTAGGTCATGGGCGTCGCTCTTTCCGGGATGTGTTTGACTGGTATGCCCGGGCAGAGATCCGAGCCTGCCGCCAGACGTCTCACGCCGATGCCAGCAGGCGCGGGCTGAACTGCCCGTGTCCGGCACCGGCGTGAGATGGAATGCAGGCTGATCCTGGCGGCAGCATCCGCTGTGGTCGTTTTACCCGGTGCTGCGCTCCGGCAGCGTGTCGTAAATCCCGGTGATCACCTTCTCAATATCGTCAATGTTGGTGTGCTTCGGGTCAGCTTCGCAGACCTTCTTGCCACGGCGCAGTACCACGATCCGGTCGACCACCTGGAAGACATGGTAGATGTTGTGGGTGATGAAGATGCACGACAGACCTCTATCCCGCGCGTTGTGGATGAAGCGCAGCACGCGGTGTGTTTCTTCCACCCCCAGGTTGTTGGTTGGCTCGTCCAGGATGATCAGCCGCGATTCAAAGAACATGGCGCGGGCGATGGAAATGGACTGGCGCTCCCCGCCGGAGAGAGAGGTAATCGGCGTGTCCGGGTTGATGTACTTGGTGATCCCCAGTTCGCTGAGCAGCTTACGGGTTTGCTCTTCCATAAAGCGCTTATCCATGCGTTGTAGCCATGTGGGGCCGGTTAGCGGTTCGCGGCCCAGGAACAGGTTGCGCGCGATGGAAAGCTGGGGCACAAGCGCCGAGTCCTGGTAGATCGTCTCAATGCCCAGTTGAATGGCGTCCCAGGTGTTCTTGATCTCCACCGGCTTGCCATCGAAGTAGATCTGCCCGGAAGTGGCTGGATGCGCGCCGGAGAGGATCTTGATCAGCGTGGATTTGCCTGCGCCGTTGTCGCCAACCAGGCCGACGATCTCCTGGTGTCCGACGGTGAAGGTGACGTCATTGAGCGCCTGTACGCTGCCGAAATTCTTGTAGATATGCTCCATGCGGACCAGTTCGGTAGTCGCCATGGCTTCACCTTCCATTCCCGGTGCGGCGTTCGAGACTCGAGTGTAACACCATCATGCCCAGGATGATCGCGCCGATGAAGATCTTGTAGGCCAGGCCGGGGACGCCGACCATGACGATACCGTTGCGCATCACGCGCAGGATTAGCACGCCAAGGACGGTGCCGATGATCGAACCGCGCCCGCCGGCCAGTGCTGTCCCGCCAATGACGACCATCGCGATGACCTCCAGCTCGTAGCCGTCGCCGCTGTTCGGGTTAGCCGCGGAGACGCGGATCGAGCTGGTAATGCCTGCATAGGCGGACATGATCGCCGAGAGGATGAACAGCATGATCTTGGTGCGGCCAACCTTGACGCCGCGGGCGATGGCCGCCATCGCATTGCCGCCGGAAGCCAGAATCCAGTTGCCGGCTTTGGAGTGTACCAGCACGTAGTGCAGGATAACCGTGAACAGGATGAACCAGGGCAAGGAGGCGTAGATACGCACATCGCCAATGTAGAACTCGCCAACCAGGATGGCCGACAGTACGGATTGTCCGGCGTTCCAGGTACGCTGCGGGAAGCCATCGGTGATGTACAGCGCCGAGCCACGCGCTACCAGCAGCATGCCCAGTGTGACCAGGAACGACGGGATGCGCAACCGGGTCACGAACCAGCCGTTCACAAAGCCGATAGCGACCGAAATCAACATGGCCAGCACAAAGCCAATTTCCAGGGAGGTGGCGCCGGTGTTGAAGAATGTCCACATGATGATCGCCGCAAAACCGAAGACCGAGCCGACCGAGAGGTCAAATTCGCCGGCGGTCATTAGCAGCGTCATGCCGAGGGCGATCATGCCCAGTTCCGGCGTGAAGGCCAGCAGGTTGCTGATGTTGGTGGACGACAGGAACGACGGAAAGATTGAAAAGAACGGATCGGACGCGGCGCGCCGGGAGGTGAGAAAACTGAACACCACAATCTCAATGATCAGCAGCACCAGCGGGCCGAATTCCGGTGCAGCAATCAGTTTCCTGACCGAAGGTGCGGTCATGGCCTTCTGCAGGCGTGAAGATGCTTCCATCGACTGCCTCGATATCTTGAATCCGACAGGCCGATAAAAGGGGATGAGACTGGCGCCGGAGCGCCAGTCTCATGCCGAACTGCGCGCCCTGACCCGTAAAGGGCGGGCCGCTTAACCAGATTCTACTGGCAACCCATCAGGGCGCCGTAGACGTCAGCCTTGTCCGGGCCGTACAGCGTGCCAACGATGATGTCCGTCGGCGGGATGCCGCTGGCCGCCATCATCGCCTGCGCCAGGGCCAGGTAGCTGGTGAGCTGCGGGTCCTGCCAGGTCGCGGCGAAGACATAACCTTCCTTGACCTCATTCACCGTGTCGCAGGAGTTGCCCCAGCCAACCACCGGGATGTCGCCAGGAGCGACGCCAACCTGGTCGAACACACGCTTGATGCTGCCGGTCACCAGGTCGCCCAGGCCGATGATCGCATCGATCTTATCGCGGTTGGCGGTCAGGTAATCCGACATGCGGGTGATGATCTCGGCCTGGTCCAGGGTGGCGTCGGTGATCTCATACTCAACGCCCAGCGGGCCAAACACGCTGTCGATGCCTTCGGTCTCGTTCACCTGGTAGGTCGCGCCGGGGACTTCGACGGGCATCCAGACGAAGCTGCCGGTCGTGACATAGCCGTTGTCGACCATGTACTTCGCCCAGTCCGCGCCGATGACGAAGTTGTCGCCGCCGACGTAAGCGTCACGGCCACTGGTCTTGTCCTCGGTGTTCATGATGATGACCGGGATGCCAGCTGCATGCGCTTCGGCGATCACTTCGGTCAGGCTGCCGGGGTCAGGTGTGCTGGTGACGATGCCCGTCGCGCCAGCAGCAATAGCCGCGCGAACGGCTTCCTGCTGCGAGGGTACATCGCCAGCATGGAAGGACGTGCGGACTTCGAAGCCGGTGTCCTCGGCGAATTGCTGCGCCCCGCCCAGGAAGAACACCCAGACCGGGTCAGCAGGATCACCATGCGAAATCCAGTAGAACACTTTCGGGGGGGTCTGCGCCGCCACAGGCAGCGCGCTCAGGACGAAAATAGCGATCAGTAGCAATGCAGCGAATTTCTTGAACATAGCTTCTCCTCTTTTCAAACACATGCCGATAGTTCCTGACGCTCTCTACAGCTCCGGCCCCTGATGGCCGGACTGGAGCGCACGTGCATGGATGTGTTTCTGGTTTGCTTTACCCTCCTTTCTATCTGAGCCTGGAGTCTCTACCTTGATTGATTATAGCACTACGTGATTTCTGCGCTGTGGTGGGGGGGGAATCTCCCGCCATGCGCAGTGACCTGCCTGGCGACCCAGCAAGGAAAAGGCACGTTATGCCGCGGATACAGTGTCCAATCCGGGTGGCTGGTGAATGGTACTGTCGGGCTGCCGCAGGAAATCGATGTTCTTTGTTCGCACATTTGCAGCATAGTACGTTCTGCCGACGATTGTCAAGATTACCGGAATGCACACGTCAGGCTCTTAACAGCAGCACTTTTGGCGGGCAACCGGGCGCGTAGTACAATACATTTATCCGCGGCGCCACAGGATCAGGTCATATGGAGCCGCCACAGTGATGGAGGGGGAGGCATCATGACGGCGCTGTACGCCAGCATCGACCTGGGCGGCACCAAGATCGCCGGGGCGCTGGCCGGAACAAACGGCCAGATCGTGGCCGAGAAAACCATCCCGACTGAATCGCAACAGGGGCCGGAAGCGGTGGTGCAGCGTATAGCCGGCCTGATCTGCGACCTGGCCGCGCAGGCCGGGCAATCTCCGGTGGCGCTGGGCATCGGCGTCCCGGGACTGATTGATCTGAGCAGCGGTACGACCCGCTTTTTGCCCAACTTTCCCACTAACTGGCGTGATGTTCCCGTGCGCGACTGGCTGGTCCCCCAGATCAATTGCCCGGTTTATTTGCTCAACGACGCCCGCATGGCTGCCCTGGGCGAGCTTACCTACGGGTGCGGGCGTTCGGTTGGCACAATGATCTTCTTCACACTGGGGACAGGCATCGGCGGCGGCGTGGTGGTGGATGGCCGGCTGCGGCTGGGGCGGCTTGGCGCAGCAGGGGAACTGGGCCATCATACCATCCTGCCGGATGGCCCGCGCTGTGGCTGTGGCAACCGGGGCTGCCTGGAGACGCTGGCCAGCGGTCCGGCCATTGTGGGCAAAGGGGTCTGGCTGATGCAGGCCGGGCGCGCACCGCGCCTGCATGCGCTCGTCGAAGGCAACCCGGCGCGGGTGACCCCGCGGGAGATGGCCCTGGCCGCCGAAGCCGGCGATGAGGCTGTGCGCGAGGAATTGATCCGGGCGGCGCAGTACATTGGTATTGGTGTGGCCAACGTGGTGGTGACCCTGCACCCGGAGATGGTGGTGCTGGGCGGCAACGTGGCCGGGATCGGGGCACTGCTCTTTGACACGGTGCGCCAGACTGTCCGGGAGCGTGTGGGCATGTTCCCGACCGATGATGTGGCGATCGTCGAATCCGCGCTGGGCAATCGGGCCGGGCTGCTCGGCGGGATCGCTCTGGCCGCGGCTCAGGGCATGGTGGGGTGAAGGAGGGAAGAGGGGAATGGACTACACCTATCACGAGCTGGCCAAGATGATCGACCACTCGTTGCTCAATCCGACGCTGACGGTGGCCGACCTGGAAGCGGGCATCCAGCTTGCCCTGGCCTATGATGTGGCCAGCGTTTGCATTATGCCCTACTACCTCAGACGCTGCGCCGACCTGCTGCGCGGCAGCACCGTCAGGGCCAGCACGACGATTGGCTTTCCGCACGGTGGCCATACGACCGCGATCAAGGTCGCCGAAGCCGAACAGGCGCTGGCTGATGGCGGTGAGGAACTGGACATGGTGGTCAATATCAGCCAGGTGCTGAGCGGGGCCTGGGACGCGGTGGCCCGCGACATCGAGGCGGTGACCGCCGTCACCCATGCCGCCGGGCAGAAGATCAAGGTGATCTTTGAAAATTGTTACCTGAACGATGACCAGAAGATCATGCTCTGCCAGATTTGCGGCGAGATCGGTGTTGACTGGGTCAAGACCTCGACTGGCTACGGTAGCGGCGGAGCGACCGATGCCGACCTGCGACTGATGCGCCAGCATACCCCGCCGCAGGTGCAGATCAAGGCGGCAGGCGGCGTGCGTACGCTGGACCGCCTGCTGGAAGTCCGTGCGCTGGGCGTCTCCCGCTGCGGTGCGACGCGCACTGCCGCCATCCTGGACGAGGCCAGACAACGCCTGGCGGGCTAGCCGCGCCAGTTCTGCGTGACCTTCCTTTTGGGTTGAAAGGAGAGTGCAACAATGGGGCGAACAATTACCCTGTTCACAGGCCAGTGGGCCGATTTGCCTCTGGAAACGCTGGCCCGCAAAGCCGCTGAATGGGGCTACCAGGGGTTGGAACTGGCCTGCTCCGGCGATCACTTTGAGGTGGAAAAGGCGCTTGCCAGCGACTCCTATGTGCGGGAAAAGCGCGCCCTTCTGGAACGGTACGGACTGCAGTGCTTCGCCATCAGCAACCACCTGGTCGGGCAGGCCGTTTGCGATCCGATTGATGAACGCTACCGGAGCATTCTCCCGGCTTACGTGTGGGGCGACGGCGATCCGGAAGGAGTACACCAGCGGGCGGCGGAGGAGATGAAGCGGACGGCACAGGCAGCGCGGCTGTTCGGCGTGGAAACTGTCACCGGCTTCACCGGCAGCAGCGTGTGGAGCAAGCTGTACTTCTTCCCGCCTACTTCCCAGGCAGAAATTGACGCCGGTTATCGCGATTTCGCCGCGCGGTGGCTGCCGATCCTGGACGCCTTCCAGCAGAACGGCGTCCGCTTTGCGCTGGAGGTTCACCCGACCGAGATCGCCTATGACATCGTGACGATGCAACGGGCGCTGGATGCCGTCAACCACCACCCGGCTTTCGGCGTGAACTTCGACCCCAGCCATCTGGTTCACCAGTTTGTTGATCCGGTTGCTTTCCTGGAGACCTTCGCTGAGCGAATCTTCCATGTCCACGTTAAGGACGTCAAGCGCAATCTCAACGGGCGGACAAGTATCCTTGGCTCGCACCTGAGCTTTGGCGACGCCCGGCGCGGCTGGGACTTCGTCTCGCCGGGGCATGGCGACGTGCCTTTTGAGGCCATCGTCCGTACCCTTAACCGGATCGGTTATCGCGGGCCGCTCTCCGTCGAATGGGAGGACAGCGGCATGAACCGTGAGTTTGGCGCCCAGGAGGCATTCCACTTCGTCAAGAAGCTGGACTTTGAACCGTCGGATATCGCCTTTGACGCGGCGTTTGCCAAACATTAGCAGGGGAGGGGGTAGGGATGGACGATCTGCGGGCAGCAGTGATCGGGCTGGGCTTCATGGGGGGCACCCACATTGAGGCGCTGCGCCGGTTAGGGGTTGAGGTCGTGGGATGCCTGGGTGTGACCCCGGAAGAGACGGAGGCAGGCGTCCACAAATACGGGCTGGACGCTGCGTATGCGAACCTGGCCGAACTGGTAAGCGACCCGGATATTGATGTGGTGCATGTCTGCACGCCGAATTACCTGCACTACGGGATGGTCAGGGCGGCGCTGCAGGGCGGCAAACATGTCATTTGCGAAAAGCCGCTGACCGTCACCAGCGCCGAATCCGCTGAACTGGTGCGCCTTGCGCAGGAAGTCGGGCGGGTTGGCGCGGTGAATTACAACATCCGCTTTTATCCCCTCTGCCACGAGGCCCGCAACCGTGTCCGGGCAGGCGAACTGGGTGAGGTGCGGCTGATTCACGGCCACTACCTGCAGGACTGGCTGCTGTATAAAACTGACTGGAACTGGCGGCTGGAAACTGATCAGGGCGGGGCCATGCGCGCTGTCACGGACATCGGCACGCACTGGTTTGACCTGGTGACCTGGATCACCGGCCTCAAGATCACGGCAGTGATGGCCGACCTGGCGACGATCGTCCCCACCCGCCTGAAGCCGACCCAGGAAGTGGATACCTTCGCCAACAAGCTGGAGACAGCCCAGGAGGCTGTCGAAGTGCCGATCGCTACGGAGGATTACGCTTCGATCCTGCTGGAGTTCAGCAATGGCGCGCGCGGTGTGTTGACGGTGTCGCAGGTCAGCGCCGGGCACAAGAACCAGCTGCAATGGGAGATCAACGGCTCGCAGGCGTCGCTGGCCTGGCAGCAGGAGAATCCCAACGAATTGTGGATCGGGCGGCGCGACGGGCCAAACGGCATCGTAGCCAAGGACCCCTCGCTGCTGGGGGCGGAGGCGCGGAAGGTGGCCGGCTATCCCGGCGGCCACGCGGAAGGGTACCCGGACACGTTCAAGCAGCTGTTCAGGGCGGTTTACGACTACATCGCGGCGGGGGACTACAGCGCACCCGCGCCATTCCCTACCTTTGCTGATGGGCACGCCGAGATCGCTCTGTGTGACGCGATCCAGCGTAGCGCGCAGGAGCGCCGCTGGGTGGCAGTGGCGTAGAGCGGCCCGCAGAACAGCCGTGCAGACGAAAGAGCGCCCAGCAATGGGCGCTCTTCTGCTTCTGGTTGGGCAGGAGGTTAGACGGTGCCGGTCAACTCGCGGCGGATGATGCGTGTGCCTTCAACCATCGCCTTGAGCTTGGCGCGGGCCGCCCAGCGGGCCGTCTGGCTGAAGCCGCAGTCCGGGGTGATGGTCAGCTTCTCCGGGGGGACGACCTCCAGCGCGCGGCGGATACGCTCGGCAACATCCTCTGGCGTCTCAACGTAGTAGTTTTTGACGTCTACCAGCCCGGCAGCCAGTGTTTTGTCGCTGGGGAATTCCCGCCACAGGTTGAT
This genomic window from Anaerolineae bacterium contains:
- the deoC gene encoding deoxyribose-phosphate aldolase, whose amino-acid sequence is MDYTYHELAKMIDHSLLNPTLTVADLEAGIQLALAYDVASVCIMPYYLRRCADLLRGSTVRASTTIGFPHGGHTTAIKVAEAEQALADGGEELDMVVNISQVLSGAWDAVARDIEAVTAVTHAAGQKIKVIFENCYLNDDQKIMLCQICGEIGVDWVKTSTGYGSGGATDADLRLMRQHTPPQVQIKAAGGVRTLDRLLEVRALGVSRCGATRTAAILDEARQRLAG
- a CDS encoding sugar ABC transporter ATP-binding protein, which gives rise to MATTELVRMEHIYKNFGSVQALNDVTFTVGHQEIVGLVGDNGAGKSTLIKILSGAHPATSGQIYFDGKPVEIKNTWDAIQLGIETIYQDSALVPQLSIARNLFLGREPLTGPTWLQRMDKRFMEEQTRKLLSELGITKYINPDTPITSLSGGERQSISIARAMFFESRLIILDEPTNNLGVEETHRVLRFIHNARDRGLSCIFITHNIYHVFQVVDRIVVLRRGKKVCEADPKHTNIDDIEKVITGIYDTLPERSTG
- a CDS encoding GNAT family N-acetyltransferase, with protein sequence MTYELIERLPTPQEHHALFEAVGWQPYTPEETAAALANTLYGVVAMRDGQPIGMARVIGDRGKFYYIQDFAVRPEHQGQGVGGAMLERLLAFIRAAAPGDAFVGLFATPTAIPFYRQYGFEPHSDMLAGMWTVLHRTA
- a CDS encoding sugar phosphate isomerase/epimerase — encoded protein: MGRTITLFTGQWADLPLETLARKAAEWGYQGLELACSGDHFEVEKALASDSYVREKRALLERYGLQCFAISNHLVGQAVCDPIDERYRSILPAYVWGDGDPEGVHQRAAEEMKRTAQAARLFGVETVTGFTGSSVWSKLYFFPPTSQAEIDAGYRDFAARWLPILDAFQQNGVRFALEVHPTEIAYDIVTMQRALDAVNHHPAFGVNFDPSHLVHQFVDPVAFLETFAERIFHVHVKDVKRNLNGRTSILGSHLSFGDARRGWDFVSPGHGDVPFEAIVRTLNRIGYRGPLSVEWEDSGMNREFGAQEAFHFVKKLDFEPSDIAFDAAFAKH
- a CDS encoding ROK family protein codes for the protein MTALYASIDLGGTKIAGALAGTNGQIVAEKTIPTESQQGPEAVVQRIAGLICDLAAQAGQSPVALGIGVPGLIDLSSGTTRFLPNFPTNWRDVPVRDWLVPQINCPVYLLNDARMAALGELTYGCGRSVGTMIFFTLGTGIGGGVVVDGRLRLGRLGAAGELGHHTILPDGPRCGCGNRGCLETLASGPAIVGKGVWLMQAGRAPRLHALVEGNPARVTPREMALAAEAGDEAVREELIRAAQYIGIGVANVVVTLHPEMVVLGGNVAGIGALLFDTVRQTVRERVGMFPTDDVAIVESALGNRAGLLGGIALAAAQGMVG
- a CDS encoding ABC transporter permease gives rise to the protein MTAPSVRKLIAAPEFGPLVLLIIEIVVFSFLTSRRAASDPFFSIFPSFLSSTNISNLLAFTPELGMIALGMTLLMTAGEFDLSVGSVFGFAAIIMWTFFNTGATSLEIGFVLAMLISVAIGFVNGWFVTRLRIPSFLVTLGMLLVARGSALYITDGFPQRTWNAGQSVLSAILVGEFYIGDVRIYASLPWFILFTVILHYVLVHSKAGNWILASGGNAMAAIARGVKVGRTKIMLFILSAIMSAYAGITSSIRVSAANPNSGDGYELEVIAMVVIGGTALAGGRGSIIGTVLGVLILRVMRNGIVMVGVPGLAYKIFIGAIILGMMVLHSSLERRTGNGR
- a CDS encoding substrate-binding domain-containing protein gives rise to the protein MFKKFAALLLIAIFVLSALPVAAQTPPKVFYWISHGDPADPVWVFFLGGAQQFAEDTGFEVRTSFHAGDVPSQQEAVRAAIAAGATGIVTSTPDPGSLTEVIAEAHAAGIPVIIMNTEDKTSGRDAYVGGDNFVIGADWAKYMVDNGYVTTGSFVWMPVEVPGATYQVNETEGIDSVFGPLGVEYEITDATLDQAEIITRMSDYLTANRDKIDAIIGLGDLVTGSIKRVFDQVGVAPGDIPVVGWGNSCDTVNEVKEGYVFAATWQDPQLTSYLALAQAMMAASGIPPTDIIVGTLYGPDKADVYGALMGCQ
- a CDS encoding Gfo/Idh/MocA family oxidoreductase, which gives rise to MDDLRAAVIGLGFMGGTHIEALRRLGVEVVGCLGVTPEETEAGVHKYGLDAAYANLAELVSDPDIDVVHVCTPNYLHYGMVRAALQGGKHVICEKPLTVTSAESAELVRLAQEVGRVGAVNYNIRFYPLCHEARNRVRAGELGEVRLIHGHYLQDWLLYKTDWNWRLETDQGGAMRAVTDIGTHWFDLVTWITGLKITAVMADLATIVPTRLKPTQEVDTFANKLETAQEAVEVPIATEDYASILLEFSNGARGVLTVSQVSAGHKNQLQWEINGSQASLAWQQENPNELWIGRRDGPNGIVAKDPSLLGAEARKVAGYPGGHAEGYPDTFKQLFRAVYDYIAAGDYSAPAPFPTFADGHAEIALCDAIQRSAQERRWVAVA